In Curtobacterium sp. L6-1, a genomic segment contains:
- a CDS encoding FKBP-type peptidyl-prolyl cis-trans isomerase has product MRTIPALVVTIGLVASLTACATPGAGTASTCAPAGKASEAVSASGAFGSEPTVRVPAGLTATGTQVSTLRQGDGRTIGDGTPVLLEYTLVDGATGKVAQTSGYSGTAAPITAGSTNAGALGTALECARVGDRLAVAMPKSALSGSAGAPASSGAEDAAVFVIDVQRAFDARAAGTPQLAGDGMPAVVLAPDGAPGITIPSWSAPKKDAEHLLRKGDGATLTAEDTAVVKYTAVTWGASTADSTVAGSSWTDGSGAQTLPLAEGQVVDGIRNALLGRHVGDQVLAIVHQQGAAYVYVIDVLGVMPR; this is encoded by the coding sequence GTGCGCACCATCCCCGCTCTCGTGGTCACCATCGGACTCGTCGCGTCGCTGACGGCGTGCGCCACCCCCGGTGCGGGCACTGCCAGCACGTGCGCTCCCGCCGGCAAGGCGTCCGAGGCCGTGTCGGCGTCGGGTGCGTTCGGCTCCGAGCCGACGGTGCGCGTCCCGGCGGGCCTCACCGCCACGGGCACCCAGGTCTCGACCCTCCGACAGGGCGACGGGCGCACGATCGGGGACGGCACCCCCGTCCTCCTCGAGTACACCCTCGTCGACGGCGCGACCGGCAAGGTCGCGCAGACCAGCGGGTACTCCGGCACCGCGGCCCCGATCACCGCCGGCTCGACGAACGCCGGCGCCCTCGGCACCGCGCTCGAGTGCGCCCGGGTCGGCGACCGCCTCGCCGTCGCCATGCCGAAGTCCGCGCTCTCCGGCAGCGCCGGCGCCCCCGCGTCGTCCGGGGCCGAGGACGCCGCCGTGTTCGTCATCGACGTCCAGCGTGCCTTCGACGCCCGCGCGGCGGGAACGCCCCAGCTCGCCGGTGACGGCATGCCCGCCGTGGTCCTCGCCCCCGACGGCGCGCCCGGCATCACCATCCCGTCGTGGTCCGCCCCGAAGAAGGACGCCGAGCACCTGCTCCGCAAGGGCGACGGCGCGACCCTCACCGCGGAGGACACCGCGGTCGTCAAGTACACCGCCGTCACCTGGGGCGCCAGCACGGCCGACTCCACCGTCGCCGGCTCGAGCTGGACCGACGGCTCGGGCGCGCAGACGCTCCCGCTCGCCGAGGGCCAGGTCGTCGACGGCATCCGGAACGCGCTGCTCGGACGGCACGTCGGGGACCAGGTCCTGGCGATCGTCCACCAGCAGGGCGCAGCGTACGTGTACGTCATCGACGTGCTCGGCGTGATGCCGCGCTGA
- a CDS encoding helix-turn-helix transcriptional regulator has translation MADGQPLQAQDKLAFLLALVPYLIDRERVSVAEAARHFGVPETRIRRAVELIAVSGIPGETMQYQHGDLFDIAWDDFDQNDMIVLTNLVAIDDAPRLSAREASALIAGLQYLSALPEAADKDAIRALMAKLSRGAGGAAGNVAVGQDMHDAALTEIRAAMSGHRGLLFDYAGPRTQGSTRRVDPLRVESIDADWYLRAWDLDRAAIRTFRLDRMSAVRVDDRPAERTIEDVVLPDTLFQQSAQDVIVTVELDGSSLPLVADFLADTADAPDDGGRVRIRLAASAGFDGVVRLVAGLPGRAVVLDPPAAREAVRAFAAAALDIH, from the coding sequence GTGGCTGACGGACAACCGCTGCAGGCGCAGGACAAGCTCGCCTTCCTGCTGGCACTGGTGCCGTACCTGATCGACCGGGAACGCGTGTCGGTGGCCGAGGCGGCACGGCACTTCGGCGTGCCCGAGACCCGCATCCGGCGTGCGGTCGAGCTCATCGCGGTGTCGGGCATCCCCGGCGAGACCATGCAGTACCAGCACGGCGACCTGTTCGACATCGCCTGGGACGACTTCGACCAGAACGACATGATCGTCCTGACGAACCTCGTGGCGATCGACGACGCCCCGCGGCTGTCCGCCCGCGAGGCCTCCGCGCTCATCGCCGGCCTGCAGTACCTGTCCGCGCTGCCCGAGGCCGCCGACAAGGACGCCATCCGCGCCCTGATGGCGAAGCTCTCGCGCGGTGCCGGGGGAGCGGCGGGCAACGTCGCCGTCGGCCAGGACATGCACGACGCCGCACTCACCGAGATCCGTGCCGCGATGTCGGGTCATCGGGGCCTCCTGTTCGACTACGCCGGACCGCGCACCCAGGGCAGCACCCGTCGGGTCGACCCGTTGCGGGTGGAGTCGATCGACGCCGACTGGTACCTCCGCGCCTGGGACCTCGACCGTGCCGCCATCCGGACCTTCCGCCTCGACCGGATGTCCGCCGTGCGCGTCGACGACCGCCCAGCCGAGCGGACGATCGAGGACGTCGTGCTGCCGGACACGCTGTTCCAGCAGAGCGCGCAGGACGTCATCGTCACGGTGGAGCTCGACGGGTCGTCCCTGCCACTCGTGGCCGACTTCCTCGCCGACACCGCCGACGCGCCGGACGACGGCGGCCGGGTGCGGATCCGGCTCGCCGCCTCGGCGGGCTTCGACGGCGTCGTCCGCCTCGTCGCCGGGCTCCCCGGCCGCGCGGTCGTGCTCGACCCGCCGGCCGCGCGCGAGGCCGTCCGCGCCTTCGCGGCCGCCGCTCTCGACATCCACTGA
- a CDS encoding helix-turn-helix transcriptional regulator encodes MPTSRAPRVPAEERLFSLVLALLSTESGLTKSEILANVQGYRQRYTPGGDNASLERQFERDKDDVRELGIPLETIETPGASGNNQTLRYRIPKGEYDLPLDVRFTPDESALLSLAAMAWREGALSADSRRGLLKVRSAGSEDDGAEHDAEGPSAIGAYAPRLRTRDAAFEPLRSALDRAAAVRFAYITPGHHEARVRELAPLALVQHGGRWMLAAHEFATRSEKNYLLSRIVGPVTQSAVGQHPAPADAGERALAGLDGVWAERTATVHVAPGSDAERRLTRRRDTSSTTDGELVIHHVDPQILAEELAAFGPEVRVVEPEELRQRVVDRLRVLVEDHTGGPDRGTSAAASAEREEASRG; translated from the coding sequence GTGCCAACCTCCCGTGCTCCCCGTGTGCCTGCCGAGGAACGGCTGTTCAGCCTGGTGCTCGCGCTGCTCTCGACGGAGTCCGGGCTGACGAAGTCCGAGATCCTCGCGAACGTCCAGGGCTACCGGCAGCGGTACACCCCCGGCGGTGACAACGCCTCGCTCGAGCGCCAGTTCGAGCGCGACAAGGACGACGTCCGCGAGCTCGGCATCCCGCTCGAGACCATCGAGACGCCGGGGGCCTCGGGCAACAACCAGACCCTGCGCTACCGGATCCCGAAGGGCGAGTACGACCTGCCGCTCGACGTGCGGTTCACGCCGGACGAGTCGGCCCTGCTCTCCCTCGCGGCGATGGCGTGGCGCGAGGGTGCCCTGTCGGCGGACTCCCGCCGCGGGCTGCTCAAGGTCCGCTCCGCCGGGTCCGAGGACGACGGCGCCGAGCACGACGCCGAGGGACCGTCAGCGATCGGTGCCTACGCCCCGCGCCTCCGCACCCGGGACGCCGCGTTCGAACCGCTGCGGTCGGCACTCGACCGTGCGGCCGCGGTGCGGTTCGCCTACATCACCCCCGGCCACCACGAGGCCCGCGTCCGCGAGCTCGCACCCCTGGCCCTCGTCCAGCACGGCGGGCGCTGGATGCTCGCGGCGCACGAGTTCGCGACCCGCTCCGAGAAGAACTACCTGCTGTCCCGGATCGTCGGGCCCGTGACCCAGTCCGCGGTCGGACAGCACCCGGCGCCGGCCGACGCCGGTGAGCGTGCGCTGGCCGGGCTCGACGGGGTCTGGGCCGAGCGCACCGCGACCGTGCACGTCGCGCCCGGCTCGGACGCCGAGCGCCGTCTCACCCGGCGCCGCGACACGTCGTCGACCACGGACGGCGAACTCGTCATCCACCACGTCGACCCGCAGATCCTCGCGGAGGAGCTCGCCGCCTTCGGTCCCGAGGTCCGTGTCGTCGAACCCGAGGAACTCCGCCAGCGGGTCGTCGACCGGCTGCGCGTCCTCGTCGAGGACCACACCGGCGGCCCCGACCGCGGCACGTCCGCCGCGGCCTCCGCCGAGCGCGAGGAGGCGTCCCGTGGCTGA